A genomic segment from Thermoanaerobaculia bacterium encodes:
- a CDS encoding HDIG domain-containing protein, with protein MDRPPSPGFFARIFRRSLPSADAAPSWRRRTGLWMALYVLTSAAAFSPGISFRAARLKPGTIAERDFVAPRDFILPDPEATERKRDEAAAGVLPVYDRDTQAASRLEEALRSAFDAARTAERTSPGAPAGSFQNLFPAPISDPALVALARRHFSSDVEARLIATETRLYRSGVVDNKELLLQHRERGVLVRDSNGGGERQTLDLFSTVEYGADLKAAVATDLAGARLSPAEAREVAAFVASMMRPNLTFNAAESARRRQLAMSQVESVLIKVPRGEVLVRRGDLIGARSARILAAINGSVSRPESWWKLVGVLLLQLLAVFVFWIDSQTRLAASRRQAPPLLPLLAVGIVFALILRGCFAVTQSLASNFSSDALSSDAYAIPFAAGPILAGLVVAAGPGPAVLFAAVQAASIGVLMGMNFPFALYALAGSLAGIYGIKRLGSRSVLFTLGGVVAAANVAAVGIGHALTADAGSLGADAAAAVVGGLFVAALVAFLLPVFENLFHVTTDIRLLELSNQNLPLLRTLAFEAPGTYQHSLMVGHLAEAAAEAVGENPLLARVCAYYHDIGKTRMPDYFIENQPRGFNRHDRLEPSMSALIIASHVKEGAELARKSRLPDPILSGIREHHGTKLIRYFYQKALSKVEPGSPSVLESDYRYPGPKPSNRVNGILMIADAVEAASRTIAEPTPAKIAAMVRAISNDCLRDGQFDECDLTIRDLSAINDALIRTVTTMFHHRIDYPGFDFNRETGETARPRRSTGSTRLTAK; from the coding sequence CTTCTTCGCCCGGATCTTCCGCCGCTCCCTTCCGTCCGCCGACGCGGCTCCTTCCTGGCGCCGCCGGACGGGGCTGTGGATGGCGCTCTACGTGCTCACGTCCGCCGCCGCGTTCTCTCCCGGGATCTCGTTCCGCGCCGCACGCCTGAAACCCGGAACGATCGCGGAGCGCGATTTCGTCGCGCCGCGGGACTTCATCCTCCCGGACCCGGAGGCGACGGAGCGCAAGCGGGACGAAGCGGCGGCGGGAGTCCTTCCGGTGTACGACCGCGACACCCAGGCGGCCTCGCGTCTCGAGGAAGCGCTTCGATCCGCGTTCGACGCGGCGCGCACGGCGGAGCGGACGAGCCCCGGCGCGCCGGCCGGGTCGTTCCAGAACCTTTTCCCGGCGCCGATTTCGGACCCCGCTCTCGTCGCGCTGGCGCGCCGCCATTTCTCCTCCGACGTCGAGGCGCGGCTGATCGCGACGGAAACGCGGCTCTACCGGTCGGGCGTCGTGGACAACAAGGAGCTCCTCCTCCAGCACCGCGAGCGGGGCGTGCTGGTCCGCGATTCGAACGGAGGGGGCGAGCGCCAGACCCTGGACCTGTTTTCGACGGTCGAATACGGCGCGGACCTGAAGGCGGCCGTGGCGACGGACCTCGCGGGCGCGCGCTTGTCGCCTGCCGAGGCGCGGGAGGTGGCGGCGTTCGTCGCTTCGATGATGCGGCCGAACCTCACGTTCAACGCCGCGGAATCCGCCCGGCGGCGCCAGCTCGCGATGAGCCAGGTCGAGAGCGTGCTGATCAAGGTCCCGCGCGGCGAGGTCCTCGTCCGGCGCGGCGACCTCATCGGAGCGCGTTCCGCCCGGATCCTGGCGGCCATCAACGGATCGGTGTCGCGCCCGGAGTCGTGGTGGAAGCTCGTCGGCGTCCTGCTCCTCCAGCTCCTCGCGGTTTTCGTCTTCTGGATCGACAGTCAGACGCGTCTCGCGGCTTCGCGCCGCCAGGCGCCGCCGCTCCTCCCGCTGCTCGCGGTCGGAATCGTCTTCGCGCTCATCCTTCGGGGCTGTTTCGCCGTGACCCAGTCGCTGGCGTCGAACTTCTCGTCCGACGCCCTTTCCTCCGACGCGTACGCGATCCCGTTCGCCGCCGGACCGATCCTCGCCGGGCTCGTCGTCGCGGCCGGTCCCGGGCCGGCGGTGCTCTTCGCCGCGGTGCAGGCCGCCTCGATCGGCGTGCTGATGGGGATGAACTTCCCCTTCGCGCTCTATGCGCTCGCCGGGTCGCTCGCCGGAATCTACGGCATCAAGAGACTCGGCTCCCGGAGCGTCCTCTTCACGCTCGGGGGGGTCGTCGCGGCCGCCAACGTCGCCGCCGTCGGGATCGGTCACGCTCTCACCGCCGATGCGGGGAGCCTCGGCGCCGATGCCGCGGCCGCCGTCGTCGGCGGTCTCTTCGTCGCCGCGCTGGTCGCCTTTCTCCTGCCCGTTTTCGAGAACCTGTTCCACGTGACGACGGACATCCGCCTGCTCGAGTTGTCCAATCAGAACCTTCCGCTCCTTCGCACGCTCGCGTTCGAAGCCCCCGGGACCTACCAGCACTCCCTGATGGTCGGCCATCTGGCCGAAGCGGCGGCGGAAGCGGTCGGAGAGAACCCGCTGCTCGCGCGCGTCTGCGCCTACTACCACGACATCGGAAAGACCCGGATGCCCGATTACTTCATCGAGAACCAGCCCCGGGGCTTCAACCGGCACGACCGCCTCGAGCCCTCGATGAGCGCGCTGATCATCGCGTCGCACGTCAAGGAAGGAGCGGAGCTCGCGCGGAAGTCGCGCCTTCCGGACCCGATCCTCTCCGGGATCCGCGAACACCACGGAACGAAACTGATCCGGTACTTCTACCAGAAGGCCCTTTCGAAGGTGGAGCCGGGATCGCCCTCGGTCCTGGAGTCGGACTACCGGTATCCGGGTCCGAAGCCGTCGAACCGGGTGAACGGCATCCTCATGATCGCCGACGCCGTCGAGGCGGCTTCGCGGACCATCGCGGAACCGACGCCGGCCAAGATCGCCGCGATGGTTCGCGCGATCTCGAACGACTGCCTCCGCGACGGCCAGTTCGACGAATGCGACCTCACCATCCGGGACCTCTCGGCGATCAACGACGCCCTGATCCGAACGGTCACGACGATGTTCCATCACCGGATCGACTATCCCGGTTTCGATTTCAATCGGGAGACGGGG